The following proteins are co-located in the Ammospiza caudacuta isolate bAmmCau1 chromosome 20, bAmmCau1.pri, whole genome shotgun sequence genome:
- the ASPA gene encoding aspartoacylase, producing MGCPCARVRRVGLFGGTHGNELSGVLLVRHWQQDGAEIQRAGVQVKPFLTNPRAVERCTRYIDCDLNRVFDPKSLGRPVVEDIPYEVRRAQEINHIFGPKGSDDAYDLIFDLHNTTSNMGGTIILENSRDDFTIQMVHYIKNALAPEPCPALLIEHPSLKYATTRSVAKHPVGVEVGPQPQGVARADVLEKMRKIVKHGLDFVQLFNEGKEFPPCTIEVFKIMEKVDYPRNKNGEIIAIIHPKLQDQDWQPLKNGDPQFLTLDGEVIPYQGDCTVYPTFINEAAYYEKKQAFVKTEKIKLTAKHLRLSVSEQSTS from the exons ATGGGCTGCCCGTGTGCCCGGGTGAGGCGGGTCGGGCTCTTCGGGGGCACTCACGGCAATGAATTATCGGGGGTGCTGCTGGtcaggcactggcagcaggatggagccGAGATCCAGAGGGCAGGAGTGCAGGTGAAACCATTCCTCACCAaccccagggctgtggagaGGTGCACCAGGTACATTGACTGTGATCTCAACCGGGTTTTTGACCCCAAGAGCCTTGG CAGGCCAGTGGTGGAAGATATTCCATATGAAGTGAGGAGGGCTCAGGAAATCAATCATATATTTGGTCCCAAAGGTAGTGATGATGCCTATGACCTTATTTTTGACCTTCACAACACCACTTCTAACATGGGTGGTACCATTATTCTTGAAAACTCCAGGGATGACTTTACAATTCAAATGGTTCATTATATCAAG AACGCTTTGGCTCCAGAaccttgtcctgctctgctgattGAACATCCCAGCCTGAAATATGCAACAACTCGCTCTGTGGCAAAACATCCTGTTG GTGTCGAGGTGGGGCCCCAGCCACAAGGTGTTGCTAGAGCTGATGTTTTAGAGAAAATGAGGAAGATTGTCAAACATGGCCTTGATTTTGTGCAACTTTTTAATGAAG GCAAAGAATTTCCACCATGTACAATCgaggtttttaaaataatggagAAAGTAGATTATCCCAGGAATAAGAATGGTGAAATTATTGCAATAATTCATCCTAAACTACAG GATCAAGACTGGCAGCCACTGAAGAATGGTGATCCTCAATTTTTAACTCTTGATGGAGAAGTAATTCCATATCAGGGGGACTGTACAGTCTATCCAACATTTATTAATGAAGCTGCATATTATGAAAAGAAACAAGCTTTtgtaaaaacagagaaaatcaAACTCACTGCAAAACACCTCAGGTTGTCAGTCTCAGAGCAGAGCACTTCTTAA